The following proteins are co-located in the Perca fluviatilis chromosome 22, GENO_Pfluv_1.0, whole genome shotgun sequence genome:
- the scrib gene encoding protein scribble homolog isoform X11, producing the protein MLKCIPLWRCNRHVESVDKRHCNLQTVPDEVFRYSRSLEELLLDANQLKELPKPFFRLLNLRKLGLSDNEIQRLPPEVANFMQLVELDISRNDIPEIPESIKFCRALEIADFSGNPLSRLPDGFTQLRALAHLALNDVSLQTLPNDIGNLANLVTLELRENLLKSLPTSLSFLVKLEQLDLGSNELEVLPDTLGALPNLRELWLDRNQLSSLPPELGNLRRLVCLDVSENRLEELPSELKGLLALTDLLLTQNLLEVIPDSIGCLKQLSILKVDQNRLTQLTDSIGECENLTELVLTENLLQSLPRSLGKLKKLTNLNVDRNRLGNVPKELGGCASLNVLSLRDNHLGKLPAELADATELHVLDVAGNRLQNLPFALTNLNLKAMWLAENQSQPMLKFQTEDDECTGEKVLTCYLLPQQPSPSLENLLQNSVDDSWTDSNLNRVSVIQFQEETKAGEEEDDEAAAERRGLQRRATPHPSELKVMKKVIEERRNEAYTSRPDGEEESPDPQEKRLSDLSNQSHDSQVSNSTLSATSHEYRQNVTAASQREDLVDGRSPQDEDELDEMEVEYIEPTVHFAEEPIIRGLDEDDEDDGEDGERGDVDERPAFPAEKQRLIRKDTPHYKKHFKITKLPKPEAVAALLQGFSPDGLNSPTQPAEDEHDEEEEQSISTPQQHRRLEELEDSRLHVNSSQVKGVSFDQVNNLLIEPARIEEEEHTLTIMRQTGGLGISIAGGKGSTPYKGDDEGIFISRVSEEGPAARAGVKVGDKLLVVNGVDLNEAEHHTAVEALRSSGATVSMSVLRERMVEPENAITTTPLRPEDDYFPRERRSSGIAFNMETTASGPQQRLSTCLIRNDKGLGFSIAGGKGSTPYRTADTAIYISRIAEGGAAHRDSTLHVGDRVISINGVDMTEARHDQAVALLTGTSPTISLLVERDLNAPGGSPGQSRARAHSPPPPEPSDSPDQEEDGLTLHGNNLSRMEDEYPIEEVILVKSGGPLGLSIVGGSDHASHPFGINEPGVFISKVIPHGLACESGLRVGDRILEVNAIDLRHATHQEAVRALLANKQEIRMLVRRDPSPPGMQEIVIQKQPGEKLGISIRGGAKGHAGNPFDPTDEGIFISKVSSSGAAARDRRLQVGMRILEVNNHSLLGMTHTEAVRVLRAVGDSLVMLMCDGFDPQKVAAVEASPGIIANPFATGIVRKNSMESISSIDRDLSPEEMEIMQKESEMVRETSQWEREEMEKVERMRLEREEATRLLEEETENMGTGPLKLDYKTLAALPTTSLQKLNRAPPSDFTRTESPIREAPYSPTIQPPSDHSSNSSLYAGRETRFANVHYTSTPTANDNTSSSTRPGAIQPVGRVRQSPSPATPDGHSPNPFQHGPSPFNSQTSPRVPSPTSPDEFPMNVKQAYKAFAAVPRSLAVLEPPQDLYGVRNNFHPKQPSPEPELNNEVFDDDIDGQEGAGKGLTPRASLSPDRREYMRLAGVPRLSRPSWDLQSPSPGGRGSPEQRSFRDRQKYFEIDVKHQTPEKPKPRVSLVGEDDLKKMREEEERKFEQRAREYLLDEDEDEEEEEDLAKQVAQMKATGKVLLDGVEYSVEPVSSPSQHCATPPSYNVTPPSYCGSSGPSSVDGKGESQRNSLEDSFRLEQRPNSMTGLIPVYPGDSAAPIRTAKAERRHQERLRMQSPELAVALDKDLSPAEKRALEAEKRAMWRAARMKSLEQDALKAQMVIAKSRDGKKRGTLDQLTESPSPAPTPSPTPMEELSPRGVTSPGRLSPDTVDDLQFIDDGSSNPMPSASPEAELPASLPATSALEEMALYSNKRKLRQGRRSLETAMPT; encoded by the exons CCTTTTTTCAGACTACTGAACCTACGGAAGCTCGGCCTGAGTGACAATGAGATCCAGAGACTCCCTCCTGAGGTGGCCAACTTCATGCAGCTGGTGGAACTGGACATCTCCAGAAatg ACATTCCTGAGATCCCCGAGAGCATTAAGTTTTGCAGGGCCTTGGAGATCGCAGACTTCAGCGGAAACCCCCTGTCCAG ATTGCCGGATGGTTTCACTCAACTCCGAGCGCTGGCTCACTTGGCACTCAACGACGTGTCATTGCAGACGTTGCCCAACGACATTGGAAA CCTTGCCAACCTGGTGACGTTGGAGCTCAGGGAGAACCTGCTGAAGTCTCTGCCCAC GTCACTCTCTTTCCTGGTAAAACTGGAACAGCTGGACCTGGGCAGCAATGAACTGGAAGTTTTG CCGGACACCCTCGGTGCTCTCCCAAACCTGAGGGAGCTATGGCTGGACCGTAACCAGTTGTCCTCATTACCACCA gagCTGGGGAATCTCCGGAGACTGGTGTGTCTGGATGTGTCGGAAAATCGTCTGGAGGAGCTTCCCTCAGAGCTTAAAGGCCTCCTGGCTCTCACTGACCTGCTGCTCACACAGAACCTGCTGGAAGTCATCCCGGACAGCATAG GCTGCCTGAAACAGCTGTCCATCTTGAAGGTGGACCAGAATAGACTGACCCAGCTGACTGATTCAATAGGAGAGTGTGAAAACCTCACAGAACTCGTCTTGACAGAGAACCTTTTACAG TCACTTCCTCGCTCGCTGGGCAAGCTAAAGAAGCTGACCAACCTGAATGTAGACCGCAACCGTCTGGGAAACGTGCCCAAAGAGCTGGGCGGCTGTGCCAGCCTCAACGTTCTCTCACTGAGAGACAATCACCTAGGCAAACTTCCTGCTGAGCTTGCAGATGCCACTGAGCTGCATGTGCTGGATGTTGCCGGAAACAG ACTACAAAACCTGCCTTTTGCCCTGACAAACCTCAATCTGAAGGCCATGTGGCTCGCAGAGAACCAGTCACAGCCAATGCTTAAGTTCCAGACAGAGGATGATGAGTGCACAGGAGAGAAGGTGCTGACCTGCTATTTACTGCCCCAGCAGCCTTCTCCGAGCCTAG AAAACCTGCTGCAGAACAGTGTGGATGACAGTTGGACAGACAGCAACCTGAACCGAGTGTCAGTCATTCAGTTCCAGGAAGAGACCAAAGccggggaggaggaggatgatgagGCTGCTGCAGAACGCAGA GGCCTTCAGCGCAGAGCCACACCGCACCCTAGTGAGCTGAAGGTGATGAAGAAGGTGATtgaggagaggaggaatgaAGCTTACACATCCAGACCAGATGGAGAAGAAGAGTCCCCCGATCCACAG GAGAAACGGCTCAGTGACCTCTCCAATCAGAGCCATGACTCCCAGGTGTCCAATAGCACACTGTCGGCCACCTCCCATGAGTACAGACAAAATGTGACGGCGGCTTCGCAGAGAGAGGACCTCGTAGACGGCCGCTCCCCACAGGATGAGGACGAGCTGGATGAGATGGAGGTGGAGTATATTGAG CCCACTGTGCACTTTGCGGAGGAGCCCATCATCCGTGGTTTGGATGAGGATGACGAGGACGACGGGGAAGATGGTGAGAGGGGCGACGTGGACGAGAGGCCTGCTTTTCCCGCAGAGAAGCAACGTCTGATCAGAAAGGACACGCCGCACTACAAGAAGCACTTCAAGATCACCAAGCTGCCCAAGCCCGAGGCTGTGGCTGCGCTGCTGCAGGGCTTCAGTCCAGACGGCCTGAACTCTCCGACACAGCCTGCTGAGGACGAGcatgatgaggaggaagagcaaAGTATAAGCACCCCTCAACAACATCGCAGATTGGAGGAGCTTGAAGACAGTCGGCTCCATGTCAACTCCAGTCAAGTAAAG GGGGTGTCATTTGATCAAGTCAATAATCTGCTGATTGAACCTGCTCGAATTGAGGAGGAAGAG CACACCCTAACCATCATGCGACAAACTGGCGGCCTTGGTATCAGCATTGCTGGAGGGAAAGGATCTACACCTTACAAGGGAGATGATGAG GGAATCTTCATCTCCAGAGTGTCTGAAGAGGGTCCTGCAGCCAGAGCAGGGGTCAAAGTGGGAGACAAACTCCTAGTG GTGAATGGAGTGGACCTCAACGAAGCAGAACATCACACAGCGGTTGAAGCTCTTCGTAGCTCTGGTGCTACAGTTTCCATGTCGGTGCTCCGGGAGCGTATGGTGGAGCCAGAGAACGCCATCACCACCACGCCACTGAGGCCAGAGGACGACTACTTCCCGCGGGAGAGACGGAGCAGTGGCATCGCCTTCAACATGGAGACGACTGCCAGCGGGCCTCAACAGCGGCTCTCCACCTGTCTGATCCGAAACGACAAGGGGCTGGGATTCAGCATCGCCGGGGGCAAAGGCTCCACGCCCTACCGCACAGCAGACACA GCAATCTACATCTCACGCATCGCAGAAGGGGGAGCGGCACACAGAGACAGCACACTGCATGTAGGCGACAGGGTGATCTCT ATCAATGGTGTAGACATGACAGAGGCCAGGCATGACCAGGCAGTAGCGCTCCTTACCGGCACCTCCCCCACCATCTCCCTCCTGGTGGAGCGAGACCTGAATGCACCAGGGGGCTCTCCAGGTCAATCCCGGGCACGCGCCCACTCCCCTCCACCCCCAGAACCCTCAGATTCACCAGACCAGGAGGAGGACGGCCTTACCCTTCATGGGAACAACCTGAGCCGGATGGAGGACGAGTATCCCATTGAG GAAGTGATCCTGGTGAAGTCAGGTGGCCCTCTAGGCCTGAGCATTGTGGGAGGCAGCGATCATGCCAGTCACCCGTTCGGCATCAATGAACCCGGGGTGTTCATCTCCAAG GTGATTCCTCACGGTCTAGCATGTGAAAGTGGACTGCGTGTTGGGGACCGAATATTAGAAGTGAATGCTATCGACCTGCGTCACGCCACACACCAGGAAGCTGTGCGAGCGCTGCTGGCCAACAAGCAGGAGATCCGTATGTTGGTACGGAGGGACCCTTCGCCGCCTGGGATGCAG GAAATTGTGATCCAGAAGCAGCCAGGGGAGAAGCTTGGCATCAGTATTCGTGGAGGAGCAAAGGGTCATGCAGGAAACCCCTTTGACCCCACAGATGAAGGCATCTTCATATCTAAG GTGAGTTCGAGCGGTGCAGCAGCAAGAGACAGGCGACTGCAGGTGGGCATGCGTATCCTCGAGGTGAACAACCACAGCCTGTTGGGCATGACGCACACAGAGGCAGTGCGAGTGCTTCGAGCTGTAGGAGACTCTCTGGTCATGCTGATGTGTGATGGTTTCGACCCACAAAAAGTGGCTGCTGTGGAG GCGTCTCCTGGCATCATTGCCAACCCATTTGCAACAGGCATCGTCCGTAAGAACAGTATGGAAAGCATCTCTTCTATAGACCGAGACCTGAGCCCAGAGGAGATGGAAATCATGCAGAAG GAGTCTGAGATGGTGAGAGAGACATCACAGTGGGAGCGAGAAGAGATGGAAAAAGTG GAGCGTATGCGCTTGGAGCGTGAGGAGGCAACTCGCCTGCTAGAAGAGGAGACTGAG AACATGGGCACTGGACCTCTAAAACTTGACTACAAGACCCTGGCTGCTCTGCCCACCACCAGTCTGCAGAAGCTCAACAGG GCGCCTCCTTCTGATTTCACCAGGACGGAGAGCCCAATCAGGGAAGCACCCTACTCTCCCACGATCCAACCG CCCAGCGACCACTCTTCCAACAGCTCCCTGTATGCAGGCAGGGAGACCCGCTTT GCAAATGTTCATTACACCTCCACTCCTACCGCCAACGACAACACTTCATCATCA ACAAGACCGGGTGCCATCCAGCCAGTCGGGCGCGTGCGGCAGAGTCCCTCCCCCGCCACTCCAGACGGACACAGTCCTAACCCCTTCCAGCATGGCCCCTCCCCCTTCAACTCCCAGACCTCT CCTCGCGTCCCCTCCCCTACTTCGCCCGACGAGTTCCCCATGAATGTCAAGCAGGCATACAAGGCGTTTGCCGCCGTGCCTCGCTCACTGGCAGTGCTGGAGCCGCCACAG GACCTGTACGGTGTGAGGAACAATTTCCATCCAAAGCAACCTTCTCCAGAG CCTGAGTTGAACAACGAGGTGTTTGATGATGACATAGATGGTCAGGAGGGAGCTGGTAAGGGTTTGACCCCCCGGGCCTCCCTCTCACCTGACCGTCGGGAGTATATGAGACTGGCAGGAGTGCCTCGCCTCTCCAGGCCGTCCTGGGACCTGCAG AGTCCTTCTCCTGGCGGTAGGGGCAGCCCAGAGCAGCGCTCCTTCAGGGACAGACAGAAGTATTTTGAGATTGACGTGAAGCATCAGACACCAGAGAAACCCAAACCTCGAGTGTCTCTTGTTGGAGAAGATGACCTCAAGAAAATGCGGGAGGAAGAAG AGAGGAAGTTTGAGCAGCGGGCGCGGGAGTACCTGCTGGATGAAgacgaggacgaggaggaggaagaggacctGGCTAAACAGGTGGCGCAGATGAAGGCAACTGGCAAAGTGTTGCTGGATGGAGTGGAGTACAGCGTGGAGCCAGTATCCAGCCCATCCCAGCACTGTGCCACACCACCAAGTTACAACGTCACGCCACCGAGCTACTGTGGCAGCTCAGG GCCTTCCTCTGTTGATGGTAAAGGAGAGTCTCAGAGGAATTCACTGGAGGACAGCTTCAGGCTGGAGCAGAGGCCCAACTCCATGACTGG TCTGATCCCAGTGTACCCCGGGGACTCGGCTGCTCCCATCCGCACAGCCAAAGCAGAGCGCAGACATCAAGAGAGACTCCGTATGCAGAGCCCCGAGCTGGCTGTGGCCCTCGACAAGGACCTGTCCCCTGCTGAGAAACGAGCCCTGGAGGCTGAGAAGAGAGCCATGTGGAGGGCAGCACG
- the scrib gene encoding protein scribble homolog isoform X10, with the protein MLKCIPLWRCNRHVESVDKRHCNLQTVPDEVFRYSRSLEELLLDANQLKELPKPFFRLLNLRKLGLSDNEIQRLPPEVANFMQLVELDISRNDIPEIPESIKFCRALEIADFSGNPLSRLPDGFTQLRALAHLALNDVSLQTLPNDIGNLANLVTLELRENLLKSLPTSLSFLVKLEQLDLGSNELEVLPDTLGALPNLRELWLDRNQLSSLPPELGNLRRLVCLDVSENRLEELPSELKGLLALTDLLLTQNLLEVIPDSIGCLKQLSILKVDQNRLTQLTDSIGECENLTELVLTENLLQSLPRSLGKLKKLTNLNVDRNRLGNVPKELGGCASLNVLSLRDNHLGKLPAELADATELHVLDVAGNRLQNLPFALTNLNLKAMWLAENQSQPMLKFQTEDDECTGEKVLTCYLLPQQPSPSLENLLQNSVDDSWTDSNLNRVSVIQFQEETKAGEEEDDEAAAERRGLQRRATPHPSELKVMKKVIEERRNEAYTSRPDGEEESPDPQEKRLSDLSNQSHDSQVSNSTLSATSHEYRQNVTAASQREDLVDGRSPQDEDELDEMEVEYIEPTVHFAEEPIIRGLDEDDEDDGEDGERGDVDERPAFPAEKQRLIRKDTPHYKKHFKITKLPKPEAVAALLQGFSPDGLNSPTQPAEDEHDEEEEQSISTPQQHRRLEELEDSRLHVNSSQVKGVSFDQVNNLLIEPARIEEEEHTLTIMRQTGGLGISIAGGKGSTPYKGDDEGIFISRVSEEGPAARAGVKVGDKLLVVNGVDLNEAEHHTAVEALRSSGATVSMSVLRERMVEPENAITTTPLRPEDDYFPRERRSSGIAFNMETTASGPQQRLSTCLIRNDKGLGFSIAGGKGSTPYRTADTAIYISRIAEGGAAHRDSTLHVGDRVISINGVDMTEARHDQAVALLTGTSPTISLLVERDLNAPGGSPGQSRARAHSPPPPEPSDSPDQEEDGLTLHGNNLSRMEDEYPIEEVILVKSGGPLGLSIVGGSDHASHPFGINEPGVFISKVIPHGLACESGLRVGDRILEVNAIDLRHATHQEAVRALLANKQEIRMLVRRDPSPPGMQEIVIQKQPGEKLGISIRGGAKGHAGNPFDPTDEGIFISKVSSSGAAARDRRLQVGMRILEVNNHSLLGMTHTEAVRVLRAVGDSLVMLMCDGFDPQKVAAVEASPGIIANPFATGIVRKNSMESISSIDRDLSPEEMEIMQKESEMVRETSQWEREEMEKVERMRLEREEATRLLEEETENMGTGPLKLDYKTLAALPTTSLQKLNRAPPSDFTRTESPIREAPYSPTIQPPSDHSSNSSLYAGRETRFANVHYTSTPTANDNTSSSTRPGAIQPVGRVRQSPSPATPDGHSPNPFQHGPSPFNSQTSPRVPSPTSPDEFPMNVKQAYKAFAAVPRSLAVLEPPQDLYGVRNNFHPKQPSPEPELNNEVFDDDIDGQEGAGKGLTPRASLSPDRREYMRLAGVPRLSRPSWDLQSPSPGGRGSPEQRSFRDRQKYFEIDVKHQTPEKPKPRVSLVGEDDLKKMREEEERKFEQRAREYLLDEDEDEEEEEDLAKQVAQMKATGKVLLDGVEYSVEPVSSPSQHCATPPSYNVTPPSYCGSSGPSSVDGKGESQRNSLEDSFRLEQRPNSMTGLIPVYPGDSAAPIRTAKAERRHQERLRMQSPELAVALDKDLSPAEKRALEAEKRAMWRAARPCGLEDDVRQYEQDLAKRLYQARVRASQGAAEAPQPPISSSSSAASQLRMKSLEQDALKAQMVIAKSRDGKKRGTLDQLTESPSPAPTPSPTPMEELSPRGVTSPGRLSPDTVDDLQFIDDGSSNPSDYLG; encoded by the exons CCTTTTTTCAGACTACTGAACCTACGGAAGCTCGGCCTGAGTGACAATGAGATCCAGAGACTCCCTCCTGAGGTGGCCAACTTCATGCAGCTGGTGGAACTGGACATCTCCAGAAatg ACATTCCTGAGATCCCCGAGAGCATTAAGTTTTGCAGGGCCTTGGAGATCGCAGACTTCAGCGGAAACCCCCTGTCCAG ATTGCCGGATGGTTTCACTCAACTCCGAGCGCTGGCTCACTTGGCACTCAACGACGTGTCATTGCAGACGTTGCCCAACGACATTGGAAA CCTTGCCAACCTGGTGACGTTGGAGCTCAGGGAGAACCTGCTGAAGTCTCTGCCCAC GTCACTCTCTTTCCTGGTAAAACTGGAACAGCTGGACCTGGGCAGCAATGAACTGGAAGTTTTG CCGGACACCCTCGGTGCTCTCCCAAACCTGAGGGAGCTATGGCTGGACCGTAACCAGTTGTCCTCATTACCACCA gagCTGGGGAATCTCCGGAGACTGGTGTGTCTGGATGTGTCGGAAAATCGTCTGGAGGAGCTTCCCTCAGAGCTTAAAGGCCTCCTGGCTCTCACTGACCTGCTGCTCACACAGAACCTGCTGGAAGTCATCCCGGACAGCATAG GCTGCCTGAAACAGCTGTCCATCTTGAAGGTGGACCAGAATAGACTGACCCAGCTGACTGATTCAATAGGAGAGTGTGAAAACCTCACAGAACTCGTCTTGACAGAGAACCTTTTACAG TCACTTCCTCGCTCGCTGGGCAAGCTAAAGAAGCTGACCAACCTGAATGTAGACCGCAACCGTCTGGGAAACGTGCCCAAAGAGCTGGGCGGCTGTGCCAGCCTCAACGTTCTCTCACTGAGAGACAATCACCTAGGCAAACTTCCTGCTGAGCTTGCAGATGCCACTGAGCTGCATGTGCTGGATGTTGCCGGAAACAG ACTACAAAACCTGCCTTTTGCCCTGACAAACCTCAATCTGAAGGCCATGTGGCTCGCAGAGAACCAGTCACAGCCAATGCTTAAGTTCCAGACAGAGGATGATGAGTGCACAGGAGAGAAGGTGCTGACCTGCTATTTACTGCCCCAGCAGCCTTCTCCGAGCCTAG AAAACCTGCTGCAGAACAGTGTGGATGACAGTTGGACAGACAGCAACCTGAACCGAGTGTCAGTCATTCAGTTCCAGGAAGAGACCAAAGccggggaggaggaggatgatgagGCTGCTGCAGAACGCAGA GGCCTTCAGCGCAGAGCCACACCGCACCCTAGTGAGCTGAAGGTGATGAAGAAGGTGATtgaggagaggaggaatgaAGCTTACACATCCAGACCAGATGGAGAAGAAGAGTCCCCCGATCCACAG GAGAAACGGCTCAGTGACCTCTCCAATCAGAGCCATGACTCCCAGGTGTCCAATAGCACACTGTCGGCCACCTCCCATGAGTACAGACAAAATGTGACGGCGGCTTCGCAGAGAGAGGACCTCGTAGACGGCCGCTCCCCACAGGATGAGGACGAGCTGGATGAGATGGAGGTGGAGTATATTGAG CCCACTGTGCACTTTGCGGAGGAGCCCATCATCCGTGGTTTGGATGAGGATGACGAGGACGACGGGGAAGATGGTGAGAGGGGCGACGTGGACGAGAGGCCTGCTTTTCCCGCAGAGAAGCAACGTCTGATCAGAAAGGACACGCCGCACTACAAGAAGCACTTCAAGATCACCAAGCTGCCCAAGCCCGAGGCTGTGGCTGCGCTGCTGCAGGGCTTCAGTCCAGACGGCCTGAACTCTCCGACACAGCCTGCTGAGGACGAGcatgatgaggaggaagagcaaAGTATAAGCACCCCTCAACAACATCGCAGATTGGAGGAGCTTGAAGACAGTCGGCTCCATGTCAACTCCAGTCAAGTAAAG GGGGTGTCATTTGATCAAGTCAATAATCTGCTGATTGAACCTGCTCGAATTGAGGAGGAAGAG CACACCCTAACCATCATGCGACAAACTGGCGGCCTTGGTATCAGCATTGCTGGAGGGAAAGGATCTACACCTTACAAGGGAGATGATGAG GGAATCTTCATCTCCAGAGTGTCTGAAGAGGGTCCTGCAGCCAGAGCAGGGGTCAAAGTGGGAGACAAACTCCTAGTG GTGAATGGAGTGGACCTCAACGAAGCAGAACATCACACAGCGGTTGAAGCTCTTCGTAGCTCTGGTGCTACAGTTTCCATGTCGGTGCTCCGGGAGCGTATGGTGGAGCCAGAGAACGCCATCACCACCACGCCACTGAGGCCAGAGGACGACTACTTCCCGCGGGAGAGACGGAGCAGTGGCATCGCCTTCAACATGGAGACGACTGCCAGCGGGCCTCAACAGCGGCTCTCCACCTGTCTGATCCGAAACGACAAGGGGCTGGGATTCAGCATCGCCGGGGGCAAAGGCTCCACGCCCTACCGCACAGCAGACACA GCAATCTACATCTCACGCATCGCAGAAGGGGGAGCGGCACACAGAGACAGCACACTGCATGTAGGCGACAGGGTGATCTCT ATCAATGGTGTAGACATGACAGAGGCCAGGCATGACCAGGCAGTAGCGCTCCTTACCGGCACCTCCCCCACCATCTCCCTCCTGGTGGAGCGAGACCTGAATGCACCAGGGGGCTCTCCAGGTCAATCCCGGGCACGCGCCCACTCCCCTCCACCCCCAGAACCCTCAGATTCACCAGACCAGGAGGAGGACGGCCTTACCCTTCATGGGAACAACCTGAGCCGGATGGAGGACGAGTATCCCATTGAG GAAGTGATCCTGGTGAAGTCAGGTGGCCCTCTAGGCCTGAGCATTGTGGGAGGCAGCGATCATGCCAGTCACCCGTTCGGCATCAATGAACCCGGGGTGTTCATCTCCAAG GTGATTCCTCACGGTCTAGCATGTGAAAGTGGACTGCGTGTTGGGGACCGAATATTAGAAGTGAATGCTATCGACCTGCGTCACGCCACACACCAGGAAGCTGTGCGAGCGCTGCTGGCCAACAAGCAGGAGATCCGTATGTTGGTACGGAGGGACCCTTCGCCGCCTGGGATGCAG GAAATTGTGATCCAGAAGCAGCCAGGGGAGAAGCTTGGCATCAGTATTCGTGGAGGAGCAAAGGGTCATGCAGGAAACCCCTTTGACCCCACAGATGAAGGCATCTTCATATCTAAG GTGAGTTCGAGCGGTGCAGCAGCAAGAGACAGGCGACTGCAGGTGGGCATGCGTATCCTCGAGGTGAACAACCACAGCCTGTTGGGCATGACGCACACAGAGGCAGTGCGAGTGCTTCGAGCTGTAGGAGACTCTCTGGTCATGCTGATGTGTGATGGTTTCGACCCACAAAAAGTGGCTGCTGTGGAG GCGTCTCCTGGCATCATTGCCAACCCATTTGCAACAGGCATCGTCCGTAAGAACAGTATGGAAAGCATCTCTTCTATAGACCGAGACCTGAGCCCAGAGGAGATGGAAATCATGCAGAAG GAGTCTGAGATGGTGAGAGAGACATCACAGTGGGAGCGAGAAGAGATGGAAAAAGTG GAGCGTATGCGCTTGGAGCGTGAGGAGGCAACTCGCCTGCTAGAAGAGGAGACTGAG AACATGGGCACTGGACCTCTAAAACTTGACTACAAGACCCTGGCTGCTCTGCCCACCACCAGTCTGCAGAAGCTCAACAGG GCGCCTCCTTCTGATTTCACCAGGACGGAGAGCCCAATCAGGGAAGCACCCTACTCTCCCACGATCCAACCG CCCAGCGACCACTCTTCCAACAGCTCCCTGTATGCAGGCAGGGAGACCCGCTTT GCAAATGTTCATTACACCTCCACTCCTACCGCCAACGACAACACTTCATCATCA ACAAGACCGGGTGCCATCCAGCCAGTCGGGCGCGTGCGGCAGAGTCCCTCCCCCGCCACTCCAGACGGACACAGTCCTAACCCCTTCCAGCATGGCCCCTCCCCCTTCAACTCCCAGACCTCT CCTCGCGTCCCCTCCCCTACTTCGCCCGACGAGTTCCCCATGAATGTCAAGCAGGCATACAAGGCGTTTGCCGCCGTGCCTCGCTCACTGGCAGTGCTGGAGCCGCCACAG GACCTGTACGGTGTGAGGAACAATTTCCATCCAAAGCAACCTTCTCCAGAG CCTGAGTTGAACAACGAGGTGTTTGATGATGACATAGATGGTCAGGAGGGAGCTGGTAAGGGTTTGACCCCCCGGGCCTCCCTCTCACCTGACCGTCGGGAGTATATGAGACTGGCAGGAGTGCCTCGCCTCTCCAGGCCGTCCTGGGACCTGCAG AGTCCTTCTCCTGGCGGTAGGGGCAGCCCAGAGCAGCGCTCCTTCAGGGACAGACAGAAGTATTTTGAGATTGACGTGAAGCATCAGACACCAGAGAAACCCAAACCTCGAGTGTCTCTTGTTGGAGAAGATGACCTCAAGAAAATGCGGGAGGAAGAAG AGAGGAAGTTTGAGCAGCGGGCGCGGGAGTACCTGCTGGATGAAgacgaggacgaggaggaggaagaggacctGGCTAAACAGGTGGCGCAGATGAAGGCAACTGGCAAAGTGTTGCTGGATGGAGTGGAGTACAGCGTGGAGCCAGTATCCAGCCCATCCCAGCACTGTGCCACACCACCAAGTTACAACGTCACGCCACCGAGCTACTGTGGCAGCTCAGG GCCTTCCTCTGTTGATGGTAAAGGAGAGTCTCAGAGGAATTCACTGGAGGACAGCTTCAGGCTGGAGCAGAGGCCCAACTCCATGACTGG TCTGATCCCAGTGTACCCCGGGGACTCGGCTGCTCCCATCCGCACAGCCAAAGCAGAGCGCAGACATCAAGAGAGACTCCGTATGCAGAGCCCCGAGCTGGCTGTGGCCCTCGACAAGGACCTGTCCCCTGCTGAGAAACGAGCCCTGGAGGCTGAGAAGAGAGCCATGTGGAGGGCAGCACG